In Rhodococcus sp. OK302, one genomic interval encodes:
- a CDS encoding alpha/beta fold hydrolase, with translation MQDVRNPVDGTRIAYQVVGTGTPLLMVHGTALSHSIWRGFGYAKALQAQYRLILVDMRGHGRSDKPHDSDSYAMDLVVADLLEILDTESPFEPAHVLGYSFGGRAVLSLAIEHSDRVRSLTVGGGSSRPMTGAFDALFFPGCVDALERAGMDGFLEGWGIRRGRPVDPQTAAAFRRNDALALAAYMRRSDVEPGIDDAVLRAMTTPTSMFVGSKDRERRPDTEYAASLIPDCSLTVIEGTDHASAVAASEAVLASLIPFLNQN, from the coding sequence ATGCAGGACGTGAGGAACCCGGTCGACGGCACCCGTATCGCGTACCAGGTTGTGGGGACAGGCACTCCCCTGCTGATGGTGCACGGCACAGCCTTGTCCCACTCGATCTGGCGGGGATTCGGCTACGCCAAAGCCCTGCAAGCGCAGTATCGACTCATCCTCGTCGACATGCGTGGTCATGGCCGGAGCGACAAGCCACACGATTCCGATTCCTATGCAATGGATCTGGTGGTTGCGGATCTGCTCGAAATCCTCGATACCGAATCGCCGTTCGAACCCGCGCATGTCTTGGGGTACTCGTTCGGTGGTCGAGCCGTATTGTCGCTGGCAATCGAACATTCCGACCGAGTCCGATCGCTGACCGTCGGCGGCGGCAGTAGTCGACCTATGACCGGAGCGTTCGACGCTCTGTTCTTCCCGGGTTGCGTCGACGCTCTCGAGCGCGCCGGTATGGACGGCTTCCTCGAGGGCTGGGGTATCAGACGCGGTAGGCCCGTCGATCCGCAGACTGCTGCGGCGTTCCGTCGCAATGATGCGCTGGCCTTGGCTGCGTACATGCGACGGTCGGATGTCGAACCCGGAATCGACGACGCCGTTCTTCGCGCAATGACCACCCCGACGTCGATGTTTGTCGGCTCGAAAGACCGGGAGCGGCGCCCCGATACCGAGTACGCCGCATCCCTGATCCCTGATTGTTCGTTGACCGTTATCGAGGGCACTGATCATGCCAGTGCCGTCGCAGCCTCCGAAGCTGTTCTGGCGTCGCTAATTCCGTTTCTGAACCAGAACTAG
- a CDS encoding acyl-CoA dehydrogenase family protein encodes MYEWSDTDLMFRDALRGFIDKEVRPHVDKLESGELPPFDIIRKLYETFGLADMAREGLEKSLARERGDAPAGDGEKSSAFSGAGSMGVVLNSELAGVTLGLVATMGVSLGLTAGTIRSRGTLAQKERWLPGLVTFDTVGAWAITEPDSGSDAFGGMKSYVRRDGDDYILNGNKTFITNGPYADVTIVYAKLDEGDASVDRRDRKVLAFILDKGMEGFTQGAPFKKMGMNSSPTGELFFDNVRISKDRLLGETEDSGKSDGKSSAKESFAAERIGIASLALGIINECHRLSIDYAKSRKLWGREIGQFQLIQLKLAEMEIARINVQNMVFNAIERTAAGDKVTLAEASAMKLYSSRAATEVAMEAVQLFGGNGYMAEYRVEQLARDAKSLMIYAGSNEIQVTHIAKGLLG; translated from the coding sequence ATGTACGAGTGGTCCGACACCGACCTGATGTTCCGCGACGCCTTGCGGGGCTTCATCGACAAGGAGGTGCGCCCACACGTCGACAAGCTCGAAAGTGGTGAACTGCCTCCCTTCGACATCATCCGCAAGCTGTACGAGACCTTCGGACTGGCCGATATGGCACGCGAAGGCCTCGAGAAGTCGCTCGCCCGTGAGCGTGGCGACGCCCCCGCCGGTGACGGTGAGAAATCCAGCGCCTTCAGTGGCGCCGGCAGCATGGGCGTCGTACTCAACAGTGAACTGGCCGGCGTCACCCTCGGCCTCGTCGCCACCATGGGTGTGAGCCTCGGATTGACCGCCGGCACCATCCGCAGCCGCGGCACCCTGGCGCAGAAGGAACGCTGGCTGCCCGGGCTGGTCACGTTCGACACCGTCGGCGCGTGGGCCATCACCGAACCCGACTCCGGATCGGACGCCTTCGGCGGCATGAAGTCCTACGTACGACGCGACGGCGACGATTACATCCTCAACGGCAACAAGACCTTCATCACCAACGGTCCGTACGCCGACGTCACCATCGTCTACGCCAAGCTCGACGAAGGTGACGCGTCCGTCGACCGCCGCGACCGCAAGGTTCTCGCGTTCATCCTCGACAAGGGCATGGAAGGCTTCACGCAGGGCGCTCCCTTCAAGAAGATGGGCATGAACTCCTCGCCCACCGGCGAGTTGTTCTTCGACAACGTGCGCATCTCCAAGGACCGACTACTCGGCGAAACCGAAGACAGCGGAAAGTCCGACGGAAAATCCAGTGCCAAGGAAAGTTTTGCTGCCGAGCGCATCGGCATCGCATCCCTGGCATTGGGCATCATCAACGAATGCCACCGGTTGAGCATCGACTACGCAAAGTCACGCAAGCTGTGGGGCCGCGAAATCGGGCAGTTCCAGCTCATTCAGCTCAAGCTCGCCGAGATGGAAATTGCGCGAATCAACGTGCAGAACATGGTCTTCAACGCAATCGAGCGCACCGCGGCCGGCGACAAGGTGACCCTGGCAGAGGCATCGGCGATGAAGCTGTACTCATCCCGTGCGGCAACCGAGGTTGCAATGGAAGCCGTCCAGTTGTTCGGCGGCAACGGCTACATGGCGGAGTACCGCGTCGAGCAGCTCGCGCGCGACGCGAAGTCGCTCATGATCTACGCCGGCAGCAACGAAATCCAGGTCACGCACATCGCGAAGGGACTACTAGGCTAG
- a CDS encoding alpha/beta hydrolase: MDWLYQTSVISGPLPVFLTVLGALGGVWLLSGKARWFYRYAIPVCGFVALLIMVAAWILVEKVIVPFPDPIAMSIYVWIGMGVYALLLLGPRIKAGGSIRSAAASVVAALLVVLAAATQINLEFSAYPTIGIVLGHDDFDRIALRDVPGPTTPVVTGNPTDTVWKAPEGMTTHGRVATLPVPGTVSGFVARDAEVYLPPAYFTDPRPLLPVLVLMAGQPGSPQDWLQGGKLTATMDSFAHEHAGLAPIVVLADATGTQFANPLCTDSPAGNVATYLAKDLPAAVTAAFQVDTNPKAWAIGGLSYGGTCSLQMATNFPDVYPTFLDLSGQLEPSLGDRARTVDQIFGGNEAAFKKVNPMDILAGRKFPNSGGIVVVGSDDKDFKPGQQKVYDAAKAAGMDVKYLELPGGHSFVVWSAALQKELTWLSQRMGLIS; the protein is encoded by the coding sequence GTGGACTGGCTCTATCAAACGAGTGTGATCTCGGGGCCCTTACCGGTGTTCCTGACGGTGCTGGGGGCGCTCGGTGGAGTGTGGCTACTGAGTGGGAAGGCGCGGTGGTTCTACCGCTACGCGATCCCGGTGTGCGGGTTCGTTGCACTCCTGATCATGGTGGCCGCGTGGATCCTGGTGGAAAAGGTGATCGTGCCGTTCCCCGATCCGATCGCGATGTCGATCTACGTGTGGATCGGGATGGGCGTGTACGCGCTGCTGCTTCTCGGCCCACGCATCAAGGCGGGTGGGAGCATTCGCAGCGCCGCTGCCTCCGTGGTGGCAGCGTTGCTGGTTGTTCTCGCAGCTGCGACGCAGATCAATCTGGAGTTCTCGGCCTATCCGACGATCGGAATTGTGCTGGGCCACGACGATTTCGATCGAATCGCTCTCCGCGATGTACCCGGACCGACAACCCCGGTCGTCACCGGAAATCCTACGGACACCGTGTGGAAAGCGCCGGAAGGCATGACAACTCACGGCCGGGTCGCGACTTTGCCTGTCCCCGGCACGGTTTCAGGATTTGTCGCCCGCGATGCGGAGGTGTACCTACCGCCGGCATACTTCACGGATCCGCGTCCGCTGCTTCCGGTTCTGGTGTTGATGGCGGGGCAACCCGGGAGTCCACAAGACTGGCTGCAAGGTGGGAAGCTCACCGCCACAATGGATTCCTTTGCACATGAACACGCCGGGCTGGCGCCGATCGTCGTTCTGGCCGACGCCACCGGTACACAATTCGCAAATCCGCTGTGTACCGATTCCCCGGCCGGCAATGTCGCGACGTACCTGGCCAAGGATCTACCGGCGGCAGTGACCGCAGCATTCCAGGTAGATACGAATCCGAAGGCCTGGGCCATCGGCGGACTCTCCTACGGCGGAACGTGCTCGCTGCAGATGGCGACCAACTTCCCCGACGTCTACCCGACCTTCCTCGACCTCTCCGGTCAGCTCGAGCCTTCACTCGGCGACCGCGCGCGCACCGTCGACCAGATATTCGGTGGCAACGAAGCGGCGTTCAAGAAGGTCAATCCGATGGACATTCTGGCGGGTCGGAAGTTCCCGAATTCGGGCGGAATCGTCGTGGTCGGTTCCGACGACAAGGACTTCAAACCAGGTCAGCAGAAGGTCTACGACGCGGCAAAAGCTGCGGGTATGGATGTGAAGTACCTCGAGCTGCCCGGAGGCCACAGCTTTGTCGTGTGGTCGGCTGCTCTTCAGAAGGAACTGACCTGGTTGTCGCAGCGTATGGGGCTGATCAGCTGA
- a CDS encoding phosphoribosylanthranilate isomerase translates to MTFIKVCGLRDADTVDLAVRLGVDAIGFVFAESVRKVDPALAADLITRVPDGIRAVGVFLGNPLDQILDIARATGLKYVQVHDLDSAEQVQRLRDAGLLVIRAVVSGKVRDGYNLDLGEDELLIDGADAGSGVPWDWAQQQSRPQGQWILAGGLNPDNVRDAVDATGAWGVDVSSGVESSRGVKDHALIENFVAAVRS, encoded by the coding sequence GTGACATTCATCAAGGTCTGTGGACTTCGCGACGCCGATACCGTCGATCTAGCTGTGCGACTGGGCGTCGACGCCATCGGTTTTGTGTTCGCCGAGAGCGTCCGCAAAGTTGATCCCGCACTGGCGGCAGATCTCATTACTCGGGTACCTGACGGCATCAGAGCGGTCGGCGTATTTCTGGGCAATCCCCTCGATCAGATCCTCGACATCGCCCGGGCCACCGGACTGAAGTATGTCCAGGTCCACGATCTCGATTCCGCCGAGCAGGTCCAGCGTCTGCGCGACGCCGGACTCCTCGTGATTCGTGCCGTTGTTTCCGGCAAGGTGCGCGACGGGTACAACCTCGATCTGGGTGAGGACGAACTCCTGATCGACGGCGCTGACGCCGGGTCCGGAGTGCCGTGGGACTGGGCGCAGCAGCAATCACGCCCGCAGGGGCAGTGGATTCTGGCCGGCGGACTCAACCCCGACAACGTCCGCGACGCAGTGGACGCCACCGGAGCCTGGGGCGTCGACGTATCCAGTGGCGTCGAATCTTCGCGCGGCGTGAAGGATCACGCGTTGATCGAAAACTTTGTCGCAGCAGTACGCAGCTGA
- a CDS encoding MFS transporter codes for MNTITPDINAAQRRTLRVLVAAQILSGAGLAAGITVGALLAQDMLGSTGLAGLPSALFTIGSAAAAATVGRLSQRLGRRAGLATGYAVGALGSLGVVAAAALDNIPLLFIALFVYGAGTATNLQARYAGADLAAPAHRGRAVSTVLVATTVGAVIGPNLVTVLGDLAEAMSIPRLAGPFMLAALAYGAAGLVLWVLLRPDPLILARTLADDTEGDDVPSLTSAPTSMWNSAVALGTTIMVLSQLVMVAIMTMTPIHMQHHGHGVGATGIVIAVHVAAMYLPSPLSGFLVDRFGPRVVAVASAVTLLAAGITAAVAPTDSVFSLALALGLLGLGWSFGLVSGTTIITGAVPLSARAKTQGTVDVSIAIAGAGGGLASGFMMASTSYAALAIAGGAISLAIIPAIAFFTRIPTRSAQSESPSPIAKADRS; via the coding sequence GTGAACACCATCACGCCAGACATCAACGCCGCTCAACGGCGAACCCTCCGAGTACTAGTTGCAGCCCAGATCCTCAGCGGAGCAGGGTTGGCCGCCGGCATCACCGTCGGGGCGCTCCTGGCGCAGGACATGCTCGGTTCGACGGGCCTCGCCGGCCTCCCCAGTGCTCTCTTCACCATCGGATCTGCTGCTGCGGCAGCCACCGTCGGCAGGCTTTCGCAGCGACTCGGGCGTCGCGCCGGACTCGCGACCGGATATGCCGTCGGCGCACTCGGTAGCCTCGGCGTCGTTGCTGCTGCCGCCTTGGACAACATTCCACTGTTGTTCATTGCGCTCTTCGTCTACGGAGCGGGAACGGCAACCAACCTCCAAGCCCGCTATGCCGGCGCCGATCTCGCGGCCCCCGCTCACCGGGGACGAGCCGTCAGTACTGTCCTGGTCGCAACAACCGTCGGCGCAGTGATCGGCCCCAACCTCGTGACCGTCCTCGGCGATCTCGCCGAAGCGATGTCGATTCCCCGCCTCGCCGGGCCGTTCATGCTCGCTGCACTCGCCTACGGCGCCGCCGGACTTGTTCTCTGGGTGCTCTTGCGTCCCGACCCACTGATCCTGGCGAGGACACTTGCCGACGACACCGAGGGCGACGACGTTCCCTCACTCACTTCGGCCCCGACATCGATGTGGAACAGTGCCGTGGCGCTCGGCACGACGATCATGGTCCTGTCCCAGTTGGTCATGGTCGCGATCATGACAATGACGCCGATCCACATGCAGCATCACGGGCATGGGGTCGGCGCCACCGGCATCGTGATCGCTGTGCATGTCGCAGCGATGTATCTCCCCTCACCGCTGTCGGGGTTTCTGGTCGACCGCTTCGGACCTCGCGTCGTCGCAGTCGCATCGGCGGTCACACTTCTTGCTGCCGGAATCACCGCCGCGGTTGCGCCCACCGATTCGGTATTCAGCCTCGCTTTGGCACTCGGCCTACTCGGCCTCGGATGGAGTTTCGGTTTGGTCAGTGGAACCACCATCATCACCGGAGCCGTCCCCTTGAGCGCGCGCGCTAAAACTCAAGGGACGGTAGATGTCTCTATCGCCATCGCCGGTGCCGGCGGCGGACTGGCATCCGGATTCATGATGGCGTCAACCAGCTACGCCGCTCTCGCGATTGCGGGTGGTGCGATCTCGCTGGCCATCATCCCGGCAATCGCCTTTTTCACAAGGATTCCCACGCGCTCAGCACAGTCCGAATCCCCGTCACCAATTGCAAAGGCTGATCGATCATGA
- a CDS encoding alpha/beta fold hydrolase, whose translation MSNTNIEEVLAVPDWFTKALSAPVETGALEVEGATIRFRAWGPVGPGIILVHGGGAHNRWWDHVGPQLAHRHRVVALDMSGHGDSDARTSYEMAQWGREALAAGRAGGIEGKPILVGHSMGGMVSFVTAHEYGEELAGVVIIDSPVFAPTPEEEAGRHQVAFGPKKVYPSSEVAKSRFRFVPPQDAALPYVRDHVVETSMVAADGGWSWKFDPNFFLTVHKEGVITHRPRCRTAYFRAENGIIFESMMDRIRDLLGPEAIIAEIPDAGHHVMIDQPLQLVTGIRTVLSAWESL comes from the coding sequence ATGAGCAACACAAACATCGAAGAAGTGCTTGCCGTGCCTGACTGGTTCACCAAGGCCTTGTCAGCGCCGGTCGAGACAGGCGCCCTGGAGGTCGAGGGTGCGACCATCCGGTTCCGTGCCTGGGGTCCGGTCGGGCCGGGAATCATCCTGGTCCACGGCGGCGGTGCGCATAACCGATGGTGGGATCACGTCGGACCGCAATTGGCGCACCGGCATCGAGTTGTCGCCCTCGATATGAGCGGGCACGGGGACAGCGACGCCCGGACAAGTTACGAGATGGCTCAGTGGGGGCGTGAAGCGCTCGCCGCAGGCCGTGCCGGTGGGATCGAGGGAAAGCCGATCCTGGTGGGGCACAGCATGGGCGGCATGGTGTCGTTCGTGACCGCACACGAGTACGGCGAAGAGCTTGCCGGCGTTGTCATCATCGACTCGCCGGTATTTGCGCCGACGCCGGAAGAAGAGGCCGGCCGTCACCAGGTCGCATTCGGGCCGAAAAAGGTCTATCCGAGTAGTGAAGTCGCGAAGTCGCGGTTCCGTTTCGTACCGCCCCAGGACGCCGCATTGCCCTACGTCCGAGACCACGTCGTGGAAACCTCGATGGTTGCCGCCGACGGTGGATGGTCCTGGAAATTCGATCCGAACTTCTTTCTGACGGTGCACAAAGAAGGTGTAATCACCCACCGGCCTCGGTGTCGCACAGCATATTTCCGTGCCGAAAACGGAATCATCTTCGAGAGCATGATGGATCGCATACGCGACCTACTGGGGCCGGAAGCCATCATTGCGGAGATTCCCGACGCCGGCCATCACGTCATGATCGATCAGCCTTTGCAATTGGTGACGGGGATTCGGACTGTGCTGAGCGCGTGGGAATCCTTGTGA
- a CDS encoding NADP-dependent oxidoreductase, with the protein MPNRQVRLAARPTGLPDASTWDYVDGDIPVAGPGEFVVKVEYLSLDPAMRGWLNDVKSYVPPVKLGSVMRAHGVGHITDSQHPDYKVGDVVAGSFGASEYGISDGTDVTRVDESIAPLPTWLGALGFPGVTAYFGLLDVGKLKDGDTVVVSGAAGAVGSLVGQIAKIHGCKVIGIAGGPEKCAWLTDELGFDVAVDYKNDSVYKALRAAAPDGIDVYFDNVGGEILDAALSRLRLHARVVICGAIAGYNATEPQPGPSHYLSLLVNRATMTGFVVFDYLDRYSEAQEQIGKWIKTGQLTAREHIVDGGIDAFGDSLNLLFAGANTGKLVLRV; encoded by the coding sequence ATGCCCAACCGCCAAGTACGCCTCGCCGCCCGACCAACGGGACTTCCCGATGCCTCCACCTGGGACTACGTGGATGGTGACATTCCGGTAGCCGGACCCGGCGAGTTTGTCGTCAAGGTCGAATATCTCTCCCTCGACCCCGCAATGCGCGGTTGGCTCAACGACGTCAAGTCGTATGTTCCGCCCGTAAAACTCGGTTCCGTCATGCGCGCTCACGGCGTCGGACACATCACCGACTCTCAGCATCCCGATTACAAAGTCGGTGATGTTGTCGCGGGATCGTTCGGTGCCTCCGAATACGGAATTTCCGACGGCACCGACGTCACGCGTGTCGACGAGTCGATCGCTCCCCTGCCCACCTGGCTCGGCGCCCTCGGATTCCCGGGCGTGACAGCCTATTTCGGACTGCTCGACGTCGGGAAGCTGAAGGACGGCGACACCGTTGTCGTATCCGGTGCCGCCGGCGCCGTGGGCAGCCTCGTCGGCCAGATCGCAAAAATCCACGGCTGCAAGGTGATCGGTATCGCCGGCGGGCCGGAGAAATGCGCTTGGCTCACCGACGAACTCGGTTTCGACGTCGCCGTCGACTACAAGAACGACTCCGTCTACAAGGCTCTGCGCGCAGCAGCACCCGACGGAATCGACGTGTACTTCGACAACGTCGGTGGCGAGATCCTCGACGCTGCACTATCCCGCCTGCGCTTGCACGCCCGCGTGGTCATCTGCGGCGCCATCGCCGGATACAACGCCACCGAACCTCAACCCGGCCCGTCGCACTACCTTTCGCTGCTTGTAAACCGGGCAACGATGACAGGGTTTGTAGTGTTCGATTACCTCGATCGATACTCCGAGGCGCAGGAACAGATCGGAAAGTGGATCAAGACTGGCCAATTGACTGCTCGTGAACACATTGTCGACGGCGGCATCGATGCTTTCGGAGACAGCCTCAATCTACTGTTTGCGGGTGCGAATACCGGAAAGCTTGTCCTGCGGGTATAG
- a CDS encoding CaiB/BaiF CoA transferase family protein: protein MTSALGDLVIADFGRVLAGPYATMLLADLGAEVIKIERPGVGDDTRSWGPPWVGDESSYFLSVNRNKKSVTLDLRDEHDLSVAQDLVHTADVVVQNFLPGTMDRLGLGYDAVREMNPGVVYCSISGFGGNNSLPGYDLLIQAVGGLMSITGPDPQTPTKAGVALVDVITGLHASVGILAALRHRDRSGEGQHVEVNLLSSLLSALANQSSGYVAAGIVPQVMGNRHPSVAPYEVFQTADRPLVLAVGNDRQFGALVEVLGIPELAVDVRFLSNGSRVAHREELFDALTAALAAGDADFWFEKLTERGVPCGPLNNIAEAVDLAERLNLNPVVNIDDPRRPEPIRQVANPIGLSVTPATYRTAPPRLGEDSAIPAGQAFRYSHPQTVD from the coding sequence GTGACATCGGCACTGGGAGATCTGGTCATCGCAGACTTCGGGCGAGTGCTCGCCGGTCCCTACGCCACAATGCTTCTCGCCGATCTGGGTGCCGAGGTGATCAAGATCGAGCGTCCCGGCGTCGGTGACGACACCCGAAGTTGGGGGCCACCGTGGGTTGGGGACGAATCAAGTTACTTTCTCTCGGTAAATCGGAACAAGAAGTCCGTGACGTTGGACCTGCGTGACGAACACGATCTGTCGGTCGCGCAAGACCTGGTGCACACCGCGGACGTCGTTGTGCAGAACTTCCTTCCCGGCACCATGGATCGGCTCGGACTCGGTTACGACGCTGTGCGAGAAATGAATCCGGGTGTTGTCTACTGCTCGATCAGTGGTTTCGGCGGCAACAATTCGCTACCGGGATACGACCTGTTGATCCAGGCGGTCGGGGGACTGATGAGCATCACCGGGCCGGATCCGCAGACTCCCACCAAGGCCGGCGTCGCTCTGGTCGATGTCATCACCGGCCTGCATGCGAGTGTGGGAATTCTTGCGGCGCTGCGTCATCGGGATAGAAGCGGCGAAGGGCAGCACGTAGAAGTCAACCTGTTGTCGTCGTTGCTGTCGGCACTTGCCAATCAGTCATCGGGATACGTTGCGGCCGGGATAGTTCCGCAAGTCATGGGTAATCGGCATCCCAGCGTGGCGCCGTACGAGGTATTCCAGACTGCGGACCGACCGTTGGTGCTGGCGGTGGGTAACGATCGCCAATTCGGTGCGTTGGTCGAGGTTCTGGGTATCCCGGAGTTGGCTGTTGACGTGCGATTCTTGTCCAACGGCTCACGCGTCGCGCATCGAGAAGAACTCTTCGATGCCTTGACCGCTGCACTCGCGGCCGGTGACGCGGACTTCTGGTTCGAGAAGCTCACCGAACGAGGGGTTCCCTGTGGGCCGCTCAACAACATTGCCGAGGCAGTTGACTTGGCCGAGCGGTTGAACCTGAATCCTGTTGTGAATATCGATGATCCGCGTCGCCCAGAGCCGATCAGGCAGGTGGCCAACCCGATCGGTCTGAGCGTCACGCCGGCGACGTATCGGACGGCGCCGCCGAGGCTGGGAGAGGACTCGGCTATACCCGCAGGACAAGCTTTCCGGTATTCGCACCCGCAAACAGTAGATTGA
- a CDS encoding acyl-CoA dehydrogenase family protein: protein MTTPQSLSELFAIDTLLDAEEIAIRDTVRKMVDSRIRPHIGQWFEDAALPARELALELGSLGVLGMHLDGYGCAGMSATAYGLACQELEAVDSGIRSLVSVQGSLAMFAIHHNGSEEQKNEWLPRMATGEAIGCFGLTEPDFGSNPGGMLTNAKRDGDDWILNGTKMWITNGSIADVAVVWARTDDGVRGFVVPTNTPGFSAPEIKNKMSLRASVTSELVLEDVRLPASAMLPKARGLSGPLGCLNEARFGIIFGSMGAARDCLETAISYARDRKVFDKSLAAYQLTQAKIADMAVELGKGQLLAIHLGRLKDAGTVRPEQVSTGKLNNVREAIKIARECRTILGANGITLEYPIIRHANNLESVLTYEGTSEVHQLVIGRALTGEEAFR from the coding sequence GTGACCACGCCGCAGTCCCTGTCAGAACTCTTTGCCATCGACACCCTGCTCGACGCCGAGGAGATCGCGATTCGCGACACCGTTCGGAAGATGGTCGATAGTCGCATCCGTCCGCACATCGGGCAGTGGTTCGAGGACGCCGCCCTGCCGGCGCGGGAGTTGGCACTGGAACTGGGATCTTTGGGAGTGCTGGGCATGCACCTGGACGGCTACGGCTGCGCCGGGATGAGCGCCACCGCCTATGGGTTGGCGTGCCAGGAACTCGAAGCCGTCGACTCGGGAATTCGCAGTCTCGTGTCAGTGCAGGGTTCGTTGGCGATGTTCGCGATTCATCACAACGGCAGCGAAGAGCAGAAGAACGAATGGCTGCCTCGCATGGCGACCGGTGAAGCCATCGGTTGCTTCGGCCTCACGGAACCCGACTTCGGATCGAACCCCGGGGGCATGCTCACCAACGCCAAGCGAGACGGCGACGACTGGATTCTGAACGGCACCAAGATGTGGATCACCAACGGTTCCATCGCGGATGTGGCGGTGGTGTGGGCGCGAACCGATGACGGTGTGCGCGGATTTGTTGTTCCCACAAACACTCCCGGCTTCTCGGCCCCCGAGATCAAGAACAAGATGTCGCTTCGGGCTTCGGTAACCTCCGAACTTGTACTCGAAGACGTGCGTCTGCCGGCGTCGGCGATGCTGCCCAAGGCCCGTGGCCTGTCCGGTCCGTTGGGTTGCCTCAACGAGGCGCGCTTCGGCATCATCTTCGGTTCGATGGGCGCAGCACGTGACTGCCTGGAGACGGCAATCTCGTATGCCCGAGATCGAAAGGTCTTCGACAAGTCGCTGGCGGCCTACCAGCTTACCCAGGCCAAGATTGCCGACATGGCAGTCGAATTGGGTAAAGGTCAGTTGCTTGCCATTCATCTTGGACGCCTCAAGGACGCGGGCACGGTGCGGCCCGAGCAGGTCAGCACGGGCAAGCTGAACAACGTGCGTGAAGCAATCAAGATTGCTCGCGAATGCCGAACCATTCTGGGTGCCAACGGCATCACTCTCGAGTACCCGATCATTCGCCATGCCAACAATCTCGAATCCGTACTCACCTACGAAGGTACGTCCGAGGTGCACCAATTGGTTATCGGGCGCGCACTGACCGGAGAGGAAGCATTCCGGTGA
- a CDS encoding LacI family DNA-binding transcriptional regulator, translating into MPPHPSDRSSGRPPTLREIADKAGVHISTASRVLRQSEPVDGWSDSARRVRQVAEDLGYQPNLWAASLRTRKTTTIGVVMPRLTDGVVATMFEGIEEAATAAGYSVLLSSPPDDVDAQRKAVEFLISRQVDGLMLSSIHLPGTDFVESLAVRSLPVLLLNRHIDVGLPYVSGDDRRGGYLAGKHLLDCGYRDLGVIAGPDHASTSRERVAGFRDALTEAGLKLPANRIVASDFEVDGGVRAAATLLSGTTRPDAIFTVSDTIAIGVLGVARDLGLSIPDDLALVGYNDIPVVSQLPVPLTTVRSPARKIGATGVGHLLSLMGGKSVESVKLPVELIVRASTRTG; encoded by the coding sequence ATGCCGCCTCATCCGTCTGACCGCAGCAGTGGACGTCCGCCCACACTGCGAGAAATCGCGGACAAGGCGGGGGTCCACATCTCGACGGCGTCGCGCGTTCTACGGCAATCCGAACCCGTCGACGGGTGGTCCGACTCAGCTCGACGGGTACGCCAAGTTGCCGAAGACCTTGGCTACCAACCCAATTTGTGGGCCGCCAGCCTGCGAACACGTAAAACCACGACGATCGGCGTGGTCATGCCCAGGCTCACCGACGGCGTCGTTGCCACCATGTTCGAAGGCATCGAAGAGGCCGCGACTGCGGCCGGCTACTCGGTTCTGCTCTCCAGCCCACCCGATGACGTGGATGCACAACGCAAAGCCGTCGAGTTCCTGATCAGCCGTCAGGTCGACGGCCTCATGCTCAGCAGCATCCACCTGCCGGGCACCGATTTTGTGGAGTCGCTCGCCGTTCGTTCGCTCCCGGTTCTGCTCCTCAACCGACACATCGACGTCGGACTCCCCTATGTCAGCGGCGATGATCGCCGCGGTGGATATCTCGCCGGAAAACACCTACTCGACTGCGGCTACCGAGACCTCGGGGTAATTGCCGGACCCGACCATGCCAGCACTTCCCGCGAGCGCGTTGCCGGATTCCGGGATGCGCTCACCGAAGCCGGACTGAAATTGCCGGCGAACCGGATTGTTGCGTCGGACTTCGAGGTGGACGGCGGTGTGCGCGCCGCAGCCACGCTACTGAGCGGCACAACGCGTCCCGATGCGATCTTCACAGTCAGTGACACCATCGCAATCGGCGTTCTCGGCGTTGCCCGCGACCTCGGCCTGAGCATTCCCGACGACCTTGCACTGGTGGGCTACAACGACATTCCCGTCGTCTCCCAACTTCCCGTCCCGCTCACGACGGTACGGTCACCCGCCCGCAAGATCGGCGCGACCGGAGTCGGTCACCTGCTGTCCCTCATGGGAGGAAAGAGCGTCGAATCGGTGAAACTACCGGTCGAACTGATCGTGCGGGCGTCGACTCGCACAGGTTGA